A window of Sebastes umbrosus isolate fSebUmb1 chromosome 3, fSebUmb1.pri, whole genome shotgun sequence contains these coding sequences:
- the smox gene encoding spermine oxidase translates to MQSCEISSDSTDDPLSSGLRTHRQPRIVVIGAGLAGLAATKILLKNGFTDVTVLEASDHVGGRVHSVQLGKATLELGATWIHGANGNPVYHLAEDNGLLEHTADGERSVGRISLYTKNGVAHYQTNVGKRIPKDLVEEFSDLYNEVYELTQEFFQNGKPVCAESQNSVGVFTRDVVRKKIMLDPDDPESTKKLKLSMLQQYLKVESCESSSPSMDEVSLSEFGEWTEIPGAHYVIPEGFMKVVELLAQDIPSRTVCLSKPIRCIHWNYSAQHQEVIAKSSDTHRDNNHNENNHSCQPRDDPLILGHPIYVECEDEEWITADHVIVTASLGVLKQSHEAMFSPSLPEDKVLAIEKLGISTTDKIFLEFEEPFWSPECNSIQFVWEDEAQLEQLTYPEELWYKKICSFDVLYPPERYGYMLSGWICGQEALYMERCDDETVAETCTELLRRFTGNPDIPKPWRVLRSSWGSNPFIRGSYSFTRVGSSGGDCERLAMPLPYANSTKAPPLQVLFAGEATHRKYYSTTHGALLSGQREATRLIEMYQDLHRAETTKPNM, encoded by the exons ATGCAAAGTTGTGAAATTTCGTCAGACAGCACTGATGATCCTCTTAGTAGCGGCCTACGCACTCATCGGCAGCCTCGAATAGTAGTGATTGGTGCTGGCTTGGCCGGCCTTGCTGCAACTAAGATCCTACTGAAAAACGGCTTCACGGATGTCACTGTCCTAGAGGCGTCAGACCACGTCGGCGGGAGAGTTCACAGTGTTCAGCTCG gAAAAGCAACTTTGGAGCTTGGAGCCACCTGGATCCATGGTGCCAACGGGAACCCAGTGTACCACCTGGCAGAGGACAACGGGCTGCTGGAGCACACCGCAGATGGGGAGAGGAGCGTGGGACGCATCAGCCTGTACACCAAGAATGGCGTGGCTCACTACCAGACCAACGTCGGGAAGAGGATCCCCAAGGACCTGGTGGAAGAGTTCAGTGACCTGTACAATGAG GTGTACGAGCTGACTCAGGAGTTCTTCCAGAATGGGAAGCCAGTTTGCGCTGAGAGCCAGAACAGCGTCGGCGTCTTCACGCGGGACGTGGTGCGCAAGAAGATCATGTTGGATCCTGATGATCCCGAGAGCACCAAGAAGCTCAAACTGTCCATGCTTCAACAGTACCTCAAG GTGGAGAGTTGTGAAAGCAGCTCTCCCAGTATGGATGAGGTGTCTCTGAGTGAGTTCGGCGAGTGGACAGAGATCCCCGGTGCACATTATGTCATTCCTGAAGGTTTCATGAAGGTCGTGGAGCTCCTGGCGCAGGACATCCCCTCTCGCACCGTCTGCCTTAGCAAACCGATCCGCTGCATCCACTGGAACTACTCAGCCCAGCATCAGGAGGTGATCGCCAAGAGCAGCGACACCCACCGGGACAACAACCACAATGAAAACAACCACAGCTGCCAACCTCGCGACGACCCTCTGATCCTGGGTCACCCAATTTACGTGGAGTGCGAGGACGAGGAGTGGATCACGGCCGACCATGTGATCGTGACAGCTTCTCTTGGCGTcctgaagcagagccacgaggCCATGTTCTCCCCCTCTCTGCCCGAGGACAAAGTGCTCGCCATCGAGAAGCTGGGCATCAGCACCACCGATAAGATATTCTTAGAGTTCGAAGAGCCCTTCTGGAGCCCCGAGTGCAACAGCATCCAGTTTGTGTGGGAGGATGAGGCTCAGCTAGAACAGCTAACCTACCCTGAGGAGCTGTGGTACAAGAAGATCTGCAGCTTTGACGTCCTCTACCCGCCCGAGCGCTACGGCTACATGCTGAGCGGCTGGATCTGCGGGCAGGAGGCGCTGTACATGGAGCGCTGCGATGACGAAACAGTGGCCGAGACCTGCACTGAGCTGCTGAGGCGTTTTACAg GGAACCCCGACATTCCTAAGCCCTGGCGTGTCCTGCGCTCCTCATGGGGCAGTAACCCCTTCATTCGAGGCTCCTACTCCTTCACCAGGGTGGGATCCAGCGGTGGGGACTGTGAGAGGCTGGCCATGCCGCTGCCTTATGCCAACAGCACCAAGGCTCCG CCTCTACAGGTCCTGTTCGCTGGAGAGGCCACCCACAGAAAATACTATTCTACTACCCATGGTGCTTTGCTGtcaggacagagagaggcaaCTCGTCTAATAGAGATGTACCAGGACTTGCACAGAGCTGAAACCACAAAGCctaatatgtaa